The following are encoded together in the Lathyrus oleraceus cultivar Zhongwan6 chromosome 3, CAAS_Psat_ZW6_1.0, whole genome shotgun sequence genome:
- the LOC127131643 gene encoding uncharacterized protein LOC127131643, with protein MDATEQMKMFVSGLKIKTKQSIDTAAGGSTNFSTTTGIKKIIEAIVANEHMELYDMCQSKPEGVIDLKLETNKIRIEDTIAVEVDKKLKAMNIGIQQVAQVQPAPTVCSEIYSGPHQTVYCFATPQQVEEIKFLKKNNPYSNTCNPSWKNHPNFSWKDQEGTTHQHAHNVQFQEETQNNKKNTTTSIKNLEVQLGQIAQQLASSSQAQGVVPSATMTYPREHNNVSVVTTRSGKSDEVVEEVDEEEDQLIKVGLEIKENEVVREEVVAPKPIVKETDIEPKPVVKLPFPTRNKKKVQHAKNFEKFLELFK; from the exons atggatgcAACTGAACAGATGAAGATGTTTGTGAGTGGTctcaaaataaagaccaaacaGTCGATTGATACTGCAGCCGGTGGttccacaaatttttcaacaaccaccggtatcaagaagatcattgaagcTATTGTTGCTAATGAGCACATGGAGTTGTACGATATGTGTCAAAGTAAACCAGAAGGGGTTATAGATTTAAAGCTGGAAACTAATAAAATCCGTATTGAAGATACTATAGCTGTTGAAGTTGATAAGAAGCTGAAGgcgatgaatataggtatccAACAGGTGGCGCAGGTCCAACCGGCTCCTACTGTCTGCTCGGAAATTTATAGTGGTCCGCACCAAACTGTTTATTGttttgcaactcctcaacaagtGGAGGAAATCAAATTTTTGAAGAAGAATAATCCTTATTCCAACACGTGTAATCCGagttggaagaatcatcccaacttctcATGGAAAGACCAAGAAGGAACAACTCATCAACATG CTCATAATGTtcaatttcaagaagaaaccCAGAACAATAAGAAAAACACCACAACATCCATAAAGAATCTTGAAGTCCAATTGGGTCAAATCGCTCAGCAACTAGCTTCgagttctcaagcacaaggtgTTGTACCTAGTGCAACCATGACATATCCTAGAGAGCATAACAATGTGAGCGTGGTGACAACAAGAAGTGGTAAATCGGATGAAGTTGTTGAGGAAgtggatgaagaggaagaccAATTGATCAAAGTGGGCCttgagatcaaagaaaatgaagttgttaGGGAAGAAGTGGTAGCACCGAAACCTATTGTGAAAGAAACAGACATTGAGCCCAAGCCAGTTGTTAAGCTTCCCTTCCCTACTAGAAACAAGAAAAAAGTACAACATGCGAAaaactttgaaaaattcttaGAGTTGTTCAAGTAG